In Helianthus annuus cultivar XRQ/B chromosome 3, HanXRQr2.0-SUNRISE, whole genome shotgun sequence, a single window of DNA contains:
- the LOC110929742 gene encoding cyclic nucleotide-gated ion channel 4 isoform X1, producing the protein MASTHDIADAYTSTSSEEDQEQEQEEVEEASKDCKDTILSTCPPRGRVFLDPRSQRVQDWNRVFLLVCATGLFIDPLFFYTLSISDSCMCVFVDGWFAVTITVLRCVTDSLHVWNMWLQFKMSWWWRSRHHHHGGVARSVAARVITNAKKGFFFDLFVILPIPQIVLWVVIPAMLKKGKTTEIMTVALVMFLFQYLPKIYHSICLLRRMQKLSGYIFGTVWWGIALNLIAYFVASHAVGACWYLLGTQRAAKCLREKCMETNGRCLWRFLSCQEPIYYGTRNIVRDPGRLMWVADKDARTTCLQNDDNSSYGAYKWTLQLVANDSRLEKILFPIFWGLMTLSTFGNLESTTDWLEVVFIIIVLTTGLLLVTMLIGNIKVFLHATTSKKQAMQLKMRNIEWWMRRRHLPQEFKQRVRNYERQRWAAMRGVDECEMIRNLPEGLRRDIKYHLCLELVRQVPLFQHMDNLVLENICDRVKSLIFTKGETIAREGDPVQRMLFIVRGHLQSSQVLRDGVNSCCMLGPGNFSGDELLSWCLRKPFIERLPPSSSTLVTLETTEAFGLEADDVKYVTQHFRYTFVNEKVKRSARYYSPGWRTWAAVAIQLAWRRYRHRLTLTSLSFIRPRRPLSRCSSLGEDRLRLYAALLTSPKPNHDDFDF; encoded by the exons ATGGCTAGTACCCATGACATTGCAGATGCTTACACTTCAACCAGTTCCGAAGAAGATcaagaacaagaacaagaagAAGTTGAAGAAGCCTCTAAAGACTGCAAAGACACTATCCTTAGCACGTGCCCACCACGTGGGAGGGTGTTTTTAGACCCTAGATCCCAACGGGTTCAAGACTGGAACCGTGTGTTCCTTCTAGTCTGCGCCACTGGCTTGTTCATTGACCCGCTTTTCTTCTACACACTCTCCATAAGTGACTCGTGCATGTGTGTGTTCGTAGACGGGTGGTTCGCGGTCACCATCACGGTTCTACGGTGTGTTACGGACTCCTTGCACGTGTGGAACATGTGGTTGCAGTTCAAGATGAGCTGGTGGTGGCGATCACGCCACCATCATCATGGTGGCGTTGCACGTAGCGTTGCGGCTCGAGTCATAACCAACGCCAAGAAAGGCTTCTTTTTTGATCTCTTTGTTATCCTTCCTATACCCCAG ATAGTGTTATGGGTGGTAATCCCCGCAATGTTAAAAAAGGGGAAGACAACAGAAATCATGACGGTTGCTTTAGTTATGTTCTTATTCCAATACCTTCCAAAGATCTATCACTCGATATGTCTTTTGCGACGAATGCAAAAACTCTCCGGCTACATTTTTGGTACCGTTTGGTGGGGAATCGCTCTCAATTTGATTGCTTACTTTGTTGCCTCTCAT GCTGTAGGAGCTTGTTGGTACTTGCTTGGTACGCAAAGGGCTGCGAAATGTTTGAGAGAAAAATGCATGGAAACTAACGGACGGTGTCTGTGGAGATTTTTGTCATGTCAAGAACCTATTTATTACGGTACACGCAACATTGTTAGAGATCCGGGGAGGCTCATGTGGGTGGCGGACAAAGATGCAAGAACAACTTGCCTTCAGAATGACGATAATTCTAGCTATGGAGCGTATAAATGGACGCTTCAACTCGTCGCTAATGATAGCCGTTTGGAAAAGATATTGTTTCCTATCTTTTGGGGACTTATGACTCTTAG TACATTTGGCAACTTGGAGAGCACAACGGACTGGCTAGAAGTTGTATTTATCATCATAGTTCTCACAACCGGTCTTCTTCTAGTCACTATGTTGATTGGAAATATTAAG GTGTTCTTGCATGCAACAACATCAAAGAAACAAGCTATGCAACTGAAAATGAGGAATATAGAGTGGTGGATGAGGAGGAGGCACCTACCTCAAGAGTTCAAACAAAGAGTAAGAAACTACGAGCGACAACGATGGGCAGCAATGCGTGGTGTGGATGAATGTGAGATGATACGCAATCTCCCTGAGGGCCTTCGGAGAGACATTAAGTATCACCTTTGCTTGGAATTGGTCAGGCAG GTACCTTTGTTTCAACATATGGACAATCTGGTCCTCGAGAATATATGTGACCGTGTCAAGTCCCTCATTTTTACCAAGGGAGAAACT ATCGCAAGAGAAGGAGATCCTGTACAAAGAATGTTATTCATAGTAAGAGGCCATCTCCAAAGCAGTCAAGTACTTCGAGACGGTGTAAACAGTTGTTGCATGTTAGGCCCAGGAAACTTTAGTGGCGATGAGCTCTTATCCTGGTGCCTTCGAAAACCCTTTATTGAGAGACTACCGCCATCATCATCAACACTCGTAACCCTTGAGACAACCGAGGCTTTCGGGCTAGAAGCCGATGATGTAAAATATGTGACACAACATTTTAGGTATACATTTGTGAATGAAAAAGTGAAGAGAAGTGCACGATATTATTCCCCAGGATGGAGGACTTGGGCAGCGGTTGCGATCCAACTGGCGTGGAGGAGGTATCGACATCGGCTCACTTTGACATCATTGTCGTTCATTAGACCAAGAAGACCGTTATCTAGGTGTTCTTCGCTTGGAGAAGATCGGCTAAGACTCTATGCGGCTTTGTTGACTTCACCCAAGCCAAATCATGATGATTTTGACTTTTAA
- the LOC110929742 gene encoding cyclic nucleotide-gated ion channel 4 isoform X2 yields the protein MGSRHEFSDTDSNNTDNYSSGSDEPLDEVSTGCNKNTRGNFGILQAWEPVYVLVCTTGLFIDPLFFYALSISDSYLCVFIDGWFAVTVTVVRCMTDVLYVANLWLQFKLNKWSRHDVRLRRDDKSSCNVANRLVTVAWRRVLFDFFVILPIPQIVLWVVIPAMLKKGKTTEIMTVALVMFLFQYLPKIYHSICLLRRMQKLSGYIFGTVWWGIALNLIAYFVASHAVGACWYLLGTQRAAKCLREKCMETNGRCLWRFLSCQEPIYYGTRNIVRDPGRLMWVADKDARTTCLQNDDNSSYGAYKWTLQLVANDSRLEKILFPIFWGLMTLSTFGNLESTTDWLEVVFIIIVLTTGLLLVTMLIGNIKVFLHATTSKKQAMQLKMRNIEWWMRRRHLPQEFKQRVRNYERQRWAAMRGVDECEMIRNLPEGLRRDIKYHLCLELVRQVPLFQHMDNLVLENICDRVKSLIFTKGETIAREGDPVQRMLFIVRGHLQSSQVLRDGVNSCCMLGPGNFSGDELLSWCLRKPFIERLPPSSSTLVTLETTEAFGLEADDVKYVTQHFRYTFVNEKVKRSARYYSPGWRTWAAVAIQLAWRRYRHRLTLTSLSFIRPRRPLSRCSSLGEDRLRLYAALLTSPKPNHDDFDF from the exons ATGGGTAGCAGGCATGAATTTTCCGATACAGATTCCAACAACACCGATAACTATTCCAGCGGTTCTGATGAACCGCTGGACGAGGTGTCAACCGGGTGCAACAAGAACACGCGGGGTAATTTCGGAATTCTACAAGCTTGGGAGCCGGTTTACGTGCTAGTATGCACCACCGGTTTGTTCATTGACCCGCTCTTTTTTTACGCACTCTCTATAAGTGACTCGTATCTGTGTGTGTTCATCGATGGGTGGTTTGCGGTTACTGTGACGGTGGTCCGGTGCATGACCGACGTATTGTACGTGGCTAACCTGTGGCTGCAGTTCAAGTTGAACAAGTGGTCGCGTCATGATGTGAGATTACGACGTGACGACAAGAGTTCATGCAACGTGGCGAACCGGCTTGTAACGGTGGCTTGGAGAAGGGTTCTGTTTGATTTCTTTGTCATCCTTCCCATTCCTCAG ATAGTGTTATGGGTGGTAATCCCCGCAATGTTAAAAAAGGGGAAGACAACAGAAATCATGACGGTTGCTTTAGTTATGTTCTTATTCCAATACCTTCCAAAGATCTATCACTCGATATGTCTTTTGCGACGAATGCAAAAACTCTCCGGCTACATTTTTGGTACCGTTTGGTGGGGAATCGCTCTCAATTTGATTGCTTACTTTGTTGCCTCTCAT GCTGTAGGAGCTTGTTGGTACTTGCTTGGTACGCAAAGGGCTGCGAAATGTTTGAGAGAAAAATGCATGGAAACTAACGGACGGTGTCTGTGGAGATTTTTGTCATGTCAAGAACCTATTTATTACGGTACACGCAACATTGTTAGAGATCCGGGGAGGCTCATGTGGGTGGCGGACAAAGATGCAAGAACAACTTGCCTTCAGAATGACGATAATTCTAGCTATGGAGCGTATAAATGGACGCTTCAACTCGTCGCTAATGATAGCCGTTTGGAAAAGATATTGTTTCCTATCTTTTGGGGACTTATGACTCTTAG TACATTTGGCAACTTGGAGAGCACAACGGACTGGCTAGAAGTTGTATTTATCATCATAGTTCTCACAACCGGTCTTCTTCTAGTCACTATGTTGATTGGAAATATTAAG GTGTTCTTGCATGCAACAACATCAAAGAAACAAGCTATGCAACTGAAAATGAGGAATATAGAGTGGTGGATGAGGAGGAGGCACCTACCTCAAGAGTTCAAACAAAGAGTAAGAAACTACGAGCGACAACGATGGGCAGCAATGCGTGGTGTGGATGAATGTGAGATGATACGCAATCTCCCTGAGGGCCTTCGGAGAGACATTAAGTATCACCTTTGCTTGGAATTGGTCAGGCAG GTACCTTTGTTTCAACATATGGACAATCTGGTCCTCGAGAATATATGTGACCGTGTCAAGTCCCTCATTTTTACCAAGGGAGAAACT ATCGCAAGAGAAGGAGATCCTGTACAAAGAATGTTATTCATAGTAAGAGGCCATCTCCAAAGCAGTCAAGTACTTCGAGACGGTGTAAACAGTTGTTGCATGTTAGGCCCAGGAAACTTTAGTGGCGATGAGCTCTTATCCTGGTGCCTTCGAAAACCCTTTATTGAGAGACTACCGCCATCATCATCAACACTCGTAACCCTTGAGACAACCGAGGCTTTCGGGCTAGAAGCCGATGATGTAAAATATGTGACACAACATTTTAGGTATACATTTGTGAATGAAAAAGTGAAGAGAAGTGCACGATATTATTCCCCAGGATGGAGGACTTGGGCAGCGGTTGCGATCCAACTGGCGTGGAGGAGGTATCGACATCGGCTCACTTTGACATCATTGTCGTTCATTAGACCAAGAAGACCGTTATCTAGGTGTTCTTCGCTTGGAGAAGATCGGCTAAGACTCTATGCGGCTTTGTTGACTTCACCCAAGCCAAATCATGATGATTTTGACTTTTAA